A stretch of the Aminipila terrae genome encodes the following:
- a CDS encoding ABC transporter substrate-binding protein — translation MRKLSILLVLTLVVSAVFVGCGDKAKEDGKAQTPTGMKVTGDVIKIGVFEPTTGENGGGGMQEVLGARYANQLMPTVDINGTTYKIQLEEVDNQSDKSAAVTAAQSLISKGVAAVIGSYGSGVSIAAGSTFASAGVPAVGCSCTNPQVTLGNDFYFRACFLDPFQGTVMASYAKDAGYKTAAVISQNGDDYSTGLAGYFKKSFEELGGTIVADETYQTNESDFNAILTKIKSSNPDCIFIPSSINTATLILPQIAANGIKAQVLAGDTWENAAIISKDAVGVAFSTFFDENDSSNPVAAKFVTGFKGYLNSDPKNITFNANTDTVAAVSALGYDSYTAIYEALKSLDGKEGDITSIAIRDALKGVSFDGVTGHISFDKNGDAIKDTAYIKTVDQDSLTSKEFKFIKTQTVKK, via the coding sequence ATGAGGAAATTATCAATATTGTTGGTGCTAACTTTAGTAGTATCAGCAGTTTTTGTTGGTTGCGGCGACAAGGCTAAAGAAGACGGCAAGGCGCAGACCCCTACTGGAATGAAAGTAACAGGAGACGTTATTAAAATCGGAGTATTTGAACCAACCACTGGTGAGAACGGTGGCGGCGGCATGCAGGAAGTACTTGGTGCCCGTTACGCAAACCAGTTAATGCCTACTGTAGACATTAATGGTACTACTTACAAAATCCAATTAGAAGAAGTAGATAACCAGTCCGATAAGTCTGCTGCAGTAACAGCTGCTCAGTCCCTTATCAGCAAAGGCGTAGCAGCAGTAATCGGTTCCTATGGCTCAGGCGTGTCTATCGCTGCTGGTTCAACATTTGCCAGCGCTGGAGTTCCAGCTGTTGGATGCTCCTGCACAAATCCGCAGGTTACATTAGGCAATGATTTTTATTTCAGAGCTTGCTTCCTGGATCCATTCCAGGGAACTGTTATGGCTTCATATGCAAAAGATGCAGGTTACAAGACTGCTGCAGTTATAAGCCAGAATGGGGATGACTACTCAACAGGTCTTGCTGGCTACTTCAAAAAATCATTTGAAGAGTTAGGCGGAACCATTGTTGCTGATGAAACTTATCAGACAAATGAATCAGATTTTAACGCTATCCTTACAAAGATTAAATCATCTAACCCTGATTGCATCTTTATTCCATCATCTATTAATACTGCAACTTTAATTTTACCACAGATTGCTGCAAATGGAATTAAAGCTCAGGTTTTAGCTGGAGACACTTGGGAAAATGCAGCAATTATCTCTAAGGATGCTGTTGGTGTTGCCTTCTCAACTTTCTTCGATGAAAACGATTCAAGCAACCCTGTTGCAGCTAAGTTTGTTACAGGTTTTAAAGGATACTTAAATTCTGATCCTAAAAACATTACATTTAATGCAAACACAGACACTGTTGCAGCAGTATCAGCTTTAGGTTATGATTCATATACAGCTATTTATGAAGCTCTTAAGAGCCTTGATGGTAAAGAGGGAGACATCACTTCCATTGCTATTCGTGATGCTCTGAAAGGTGTAAGCTTCGATGGCGTAACTGGTCACATATCTTTTGATAAGAATGGTGATGCTATTAAAGACACTGCTTATATCAAGACAGTAGATCAGGATTCCCTGACATCCAAGGAATTTAAGTTCATCAAGACCCAGACTGTTAAAAAGTAG
- a CDS encoding putative ABC transporter permease translates to MEGKFIKEKLNNHIGSAFSAGEALKAIIVFATGFVGYGIIEILFRGYTHWSMLLTGGACLLTLYYLNLQFINVSIVIKAMVGAIVITIYELAVGIIVNLLFHFNVWDYSDQPLDFLGQICPLFTFLWFLLCLFLLSVSNFLYHKRPYLLP, encoded by the coding sequence ATGGAAGGTAAATTTATAAAGGAAAAACTGAATAATCATATAGGGAGTGCATTCTCTGCTGGGGAAGCATTAAAGGCAATTATTGTATTTGCAACTGGCTTTGTGGGTTACGGCATTATAGAAATTCTGTTCAGGGGATATACTCACTGGTCCATGCTTTTAACCGGCGGAGCCTGCCTTCTTACGCTTTACTATTTAAATCTGCAGTTTATAAATGTTTCTATTGTCATAAAAGCTATGGTAGGTGCTATTGTAATTACAATTTATGAACTTGCGGTAGGTATAATAGTTAATTTGTTATTTCATTTTAATGTATGGGACTACTCGGACCAGCCCCTTGATTTCTTGGGGCAGATATGTCCTTTATTTACATTTCTGTGGTTCCTGCTCTGCCTTTTTTTATTATCTGTTTCCAATTTTTTGTACCACAAACGCCCCTATTTGCTGCCTTAA
- the panD gene encoding aspartate 1-decarboxylase: MILQMLKGKIHKATVTQAELNYMGSITIDKTLMEASGILENEKVQIVNNNNGARLETYVIPGERDSGIICLNGAAARLVQPGDKIIIICYALMNEEEAKQYKPKVVFVNEDNQINLITNYEYND; the protein is encoded by the coding sequence ATGATATTACAGATGTTAAAAGGCAAAATACATAAAGCCACTGTAACACAGGCCGAACTTAATTACATGGGAAGCATTACCATTGATAAAACATTAATGGAAGCGTCTGGAATTCTCGAAAATGAAAAAGTCCAGATTGTTAATAACAATAATGGTGCAAGATTAGAAACCTACGTGATACCTGGGGAAAGAGATTCTGGTATTATTTGCTTGAATGGTGCTGCTGCAAGGTTAGTTCAACCTGGAGACAAAATTATTATTATCTGCTATGCTTTAATGAATGAAGAAGAGGCCAAACAATATAAGCCTAAAGTTGTCTTTGTAAATGAAGATAATCAAATTAATCTAATAACAAATTATGAATATAATGACTAA
- a CDS encoding VOC family protein, with protein MKFSAYHSCITVLNLEQSMKFYEEALDLKEIRRIDAEDGSFTIVFLGSESSQDQQEAMLLELTWYRDRKESYNLGDNEIHIGFKVDDYESAYKKHKEMGVICFENSDLGIYFISDPDGYWMEVVPTR; from the coding sequence ATGAAATTTTCGGCATATCATTCATGCATAACTGTTCTGAATCTGGAACAATCAATGAAATTTTATGAAGAGGCACTGGATCTTAAAGAAATAAGAAGAATAGATGCAGAAGATGGCTCTTTTACCATAGTTTTTTTAGGGTCAGAAAGCTCACAGGACCAACAGGAAGCCATGCTGCTAGAGCTAACCTGGTACAGAGACAGAAAAGAATCTTACAACCTGGGAGACAATGAAATACATATTGGTTTTAAAGTAGATGATTATGAATCTGCATATAAAAAGCATAAAGAGATGGGCGTAATCTGCTTTGAAAATTCTGACCTGGGGATTTATTTCATTTCAGATCCTGATGGCTACTGGATGGAGGTTGTACCAACAAGATGA
- the crcB gene encoding fluoride efflux transporter CrcB — translation MIGNILAVGAGGFLGSVLRYLFGQLSKFIAPGLMFPVGTFLVNILGAFFIGIAFEFFSKQGLMGSTMQLFIMVGIMGGFTTFSSFSLETVNLISSGRLGLAFIYAAGSVFICLVGVWLGKTII, via the coding sequence ATGATTGGCAATATTTTAGCAGTTGGTGCTGGCGGATTTTTAGGGTCAGTTTTAAGGTATCTGTTTGGACAGCTAAGTAAATTTATTGCACCAGGACTGATGTTCCCTGTGGGTACATTTCTGGTAAATATTCTGGGTGCCTTTTTTATAGGTATAGCTTTTGAATTCTTTTCAAAACAGGGCTTAATGGGGAGTACTATGCAGCTGTTTATAATGGTAGGGATTATGGGCGGATTTACCACATTTTCTTCATTTTCTCTGGAAACAGTTAATTTAATCAGCAGCGGACGATTAGGACTTGCTTTTATTTATGCAGCAGGAAGTGTTTTCATATGCCTAGTGGGAGTTTGGCTTGGCAAGACAATAATTTAG
- a CDS encoding FAD-dependent oxidoreductase, with amino-acid sequence MPEIIVVGNGLAGLSAAISAVESGSEVTLISQNTAERSQSVMAAGGINAALNTKGQEDSVEQHYEDTIKSGCGLADSEALKCMIQEAPAIVKKLSKMGVIFSRDKNGNLDLRYFGGQKKMRTAFSKSGIGRQLMCGMSQEVRRLAAKEKIKIRENLKFLSVITDGNTCFGGIFRDQFTGKLIAVTGDAMILATGGMNGIFGRTTGSLLSDGSATAAVFRQGVKLANCEMIQYHPTTVEANGKRMLISEATRGEGGRLFTYRGKERWYFMEEWYPDRGNLMPRDIVSKSIYKVCNDLKLGIEQKNQVYLDISFLPEEIIHAKLKEVCDLCKIYLKIDPSEECIPVYPGIHYFMGGIYVDKNHQSSMEGLYAAGECACQYHGANRLGGNSTLGAIYGAEWQQKVQ; translated from the coding sequence ATGCCTGAAATAATTGTAGTGGGAAACGGACTGGCGGGTCTGTCTGCGGCTATTTCAGCGGTGGAATCGGGATCAGAAGTTACATTAATTTCACAAAACACTGCGGAACGTTCACAATCTGTTATGGCTGCCGGAGGGATTAATGCCGCTTTGAATACAAAGGGGCAAGAGGATTCTGTAGAGCAGCATTATGAAGATACCATAAAGTCAGGATGTGGACTGGCAGATTCAGAGGCTTTAAAATGCATGATTCAGGAAGCTCCGGCAATTGTAAAGAAGTTAAGTAAAATGGGCGTAATTTTTTCAAGGGATAAAAATGGCAACCTGGACCTCAGATATTTTGGGGGTCAGAAAAAAATGCGTACGGCTTTTTCCAAGTCAGGTATAGGTAGGCAACTTATGTGCGGAATGTCTCAAGAAGTGAGAAGATTAGCTGCAAAAGAAAAAATAAAAATAAGAGAAAACCTGAAATTTCTTTCGGTTATAACGGACGGAAATACGTGTTTTGGAGGCATATTCAGGGATCAGTTCACTGGAAAGCTGATTGCTGTAACGGGAGATGCTATGATTCTGGCTACAGGTGGAATGAATGGTATATTTGGAAGGACCACCGGTTCCTTGCTATCAGATGGAAGTGCAACTGCCGCAGTATTCAGACAAGGTGTTAAATTAGCCAATTGTGAAATGATACAATATCATCCCACTACGGTAGAGGCCAATGGTAAACGTATGTTAATATCAGAAGCAACAAGAGGAGAAGGGGGCAGGCTGTTCACATATAGAGGAAAGGAAAGATGGTACTTTATGGAGGAATGGTATCCAGACAGAGGTAATTTAATGCCAAGGGATATTGTTTCAAAAAGTATCTATAAAGTTTGTAATGATTTGAAACTTGGCATTGAACAGAAAAACCAGGTATATTTAGATATCTCTTTTCTGCCTGAAGAAATAATACATGCCAAACTGAAGGAAGTATGTGACTTATGTAAGATTTATTTGAAAATTGACCCTTCAGAAGAATGTATACCTGTATATCCGGGAATACACTATTTTATGGGTGGGATTTATGTTGATAAAAATCATCAGAGTTCAATGGAAGGATTATATGCTGCAGGGGAGTGCGCCTGCCAGTATCATGGTGCAAACAGGCTGGGAGGCAATTCAACTTTAGGTGCAATTTATGGGGCAGAGTGGCAGCAGAAAGTGCAGTGA
- a CDS encoding succinate dehydrogenase/fumarate reductase iron-sulfur subunit gives MKFILKIKRYDSTHSGSYFQAFAVDEPLDSSVTSVLTRLNQRTSLTDMEGQPARTVEWECSCMQKMCGACAMVINGIPRLACATFLQELCRKEQENPVIRLEPLSKFPVIRDLRVDRSQLLQDMKKMKIWLNTEAVVDKKELEHQYQSAACLMCGCCLEVCPNYSLENDFVGAAVMSNAYRIATQLPKGSNRRQFVKENVKRGQGHCSKALSCEKVCPVNIPVGALASKMNRLYIKGLFIK, from the coding sequence ATGAAATTTATATTAAAAATAAAAAGGTATGATTCAACTCACTCAGGAAGCTACTTTCAGGCATTTGCCGTAGATGAGCCGCTGGACTCATCTGTTACCAGTGTATTGACCAGACTGAATCAACGGACATCTTTAACAGACATGGAAGGGCAGCCGGCAAGAACTGTAGAATGGGAATGCAGTTGTATGCAAAAAATGTGTGGAGCCTGCGCCATGGTTATTAATGGTATACCTCGTTTAGCCTGTGCCACCTTCTTACAGGAATTATGCAGAAAAGAGCAGGAAAATCCAGTAATCCGGTTAGAGCCCTTAAGCAAATTTCCGGTTATAAGGGATTTGAGAGTAGACCGGAGCCAGCTGCTCCAAGATATGAAAAAAATGAAGATATGGCTAAACACAGAGGCTGTAGTGGATAAAAAGGAACTGGAGCACCAATACCAATCAGCAGCCTGCCTTATGTGCGGATGTTGCCTGGAAGTATGCCCTAATTATTCACTGGAAAATGATTTTGTAGGAGCTGCGGTAATGAGCAATGCTTACAGGATAGCCACCCAGTTGCCTAAGGGAAGCAACAGAAGACAATTTGTTAAAGAAAATGTTAAAAGAGGGCAGGGGCATTGCTCTAAAGCACTTTCCTGTGAAAAGGTGTGCCCTGTGAATATTCCAGTGGGAGCATTAGCTTCTAAAATGAATCGCTTATATATAAAAGGACTATTTATAAAATAG
- a CDS encoding O-acetyl-ADP-ribose deacetylase, whose translation MGTITIIKGDITLITADAIVNAANTTLLGGGGVDGAIHRAAGRELLEECRKLNGCETGEAKITQGYNLPARFVIHTPGPIWKGGTCNEEQLLKNCYYNSLCLAEQYGCETVAFPSISTGVYHFPLEKAASIALRTIQNYLKTSHTIKEVLMVCFSDQVREIYSEALLKQSMEK comes from the coding sequence ATGGGTACAATAACAATTATTAAGGGTGATATAACATTAATAACTGCAGACGCCATCGTAAATGCCGCCAATACTACACTTTTAGGAGGTGGTGGTGTAGATGGCGCAATTCATAGAGCCGCAGGCAGGGAGCTACTTGAAGAATGCAGGAAGTTAAATGGATGCGAAACAGGAGAAGCTAAAATCACCCAAGGCTATAATCTGCCTGCCCGGTTTGTTATTCACACTCCTGGTCCAATCTGGAAAGGCGGGACCTGTAACGAGGAACAGTTATTGAAAAATTGCTATTATAACAGCTTATGTTTAGCCGAACAATATGGTTGTGAGACTGTGGCTTTTCCATCAATCAGTACTGGAGTTTATCACTTTCCTCTGGAAAAAGCCGCTTCAATTGCATTAAGAACTATACAAAACTATTTAAAGACTTCACATACCATTAAAGAAGTCCTGATGGTCTGTTTCAGCGATCAGGTTAGAGAAATTTACTCAGAGGCACTTTTAAAACAATCCATGGAAAAGTAA
- a CDS encoding gamma-glutamylcyclotransferase family protein, producing MECKNKIYAAYGNNMTSQQMTRICPFARLLGIGVLENYKLTFRGKRKGVANIERCEGASIPVVLWNISGICTKILGCCGRFSGPYIRDKVEVKFNNEIIEAIVFVMPDAYQSLPAKPTPFYIETLEKGYDSNGLIKDVLFNAIQESYRERIIGRYERFM from the coding sequence ATGGAATGTAAGAATAAAATTTATGCTGCATATGGTAATAATATGACATCGCAGCAGATGACACGGATATGTCCTTTTGCAAGATTGCTTGGAATTGGTGTTTTGGAAAATTATAAGCTTACCTTTAGAGGCAAGCGAAAAGGCGTGGCAAATATAGAAAGATGTGAAGGTGCAAGTATACCAGTTGTTCTTTGGAATATTTCTGGTATTTGTACAAAGATTCTGGGTTGTTGTGGAAGATTTTCGGGACCGTACATCAGGGACAAAGTAGAAGTTAAGTTTAACAATGAAATAATAGAAGCAATCGTTTTTGTTATGCCAGATGCGTATCAAAGTTTGCCGGCCAAACCCACTCCGTTTTACATAGAAACTTTAGAAAAAGGATATGATTCTAATGGATTGATTAAAGACGTGTTGTTTAATGCTATACAGGAATCCTATCGGGAAAGAATAATAGGAAGGTATGAAAGATTTATGTAG
- a CDS encoding FAD-dependent oxidoreductase — MKSIWRENVLIPQREPLNGDVKTQVAVIGGGLAGILTAYFLQKRGKEVIVLEASSIGSGQTENTTAKITAQHNLIYHSLIQDFGLEKAKQYAEANKKAISEYKRIINEEQINCQFEERPAYLYSMEDTSQLEQEARAARQLGFDCLLTSETDLPFQVKSALKFNEQAQFHPLEFLKKISETLTIYEHTEAKEIEENCIITEKGKVTAEQIIITTHYPYINVPGYYFMRMHQERSYVIALKKAKEVNGMYLNIDQDGYSLRNSRDILLFGGGQHRTGENSSGGKYEKLRSAAKEFFPESIEIDHWSAQDCMTLDGVPYIGHFSSSTPNCYVATGFGKWGMTNSMVSAMIISDLIEGKENPYANVFSPQRFKFSASAKTLIEDGMQAVKGLVTEIFTLPEEEINQLPNGHGGIVEFEGHKVGVYKDEQGKAYIVSTRCTHLGCQLEWNPDELSWDCPCHGSRFDYKGNLINNPAMKDIKG; from the coding sequence ATGAAATCAATATGGAGAGAGAATGTTTTAATACCTCAAAGAGAGCCACTGAATGGAGATGTTAAGACACAGGTAGCTGTAATAGGTGGCGGATTAGCTGGAATTTTAACAGCATATTTCTTACAAAAACGGGGCAAAGAGGTAATTGTATTGGAAGCCAGCTCTATAGGAAGCGGACAGACTGAAAATACTACAGCAAAAATTACTGCACAACACAATTTAATCTATCATAGTTTAATACAGGATTTTGGACTGGAAAAAGCAAAACAGTATGCAGAGGCAAATAAAAAAGCAATTTCTGAATATAAAAGAATTATTAATGAAGAGCAAATTAATTGCCAGTTCGAAGAAAGACCGGCATACTTGTATTCAATGGAGGACACGAGCCAGCTGGAACAGGAAGCCCGTGCTGCCAGGCAGTTAGGATTTGACTGTCTATTAACCTCAGAAACGGATTTACCTTTTCAGGTTAAGAGTGCATTGAAGTTTAACGAACAGGCACAATTTCATCCATTAGAATTTTTAAAAAAGATTTCTGAGACTTTAACTATTTATGAACATACTGAAGCGAAAGAAATTGAAGAGAATTGTATTATAACAGAAAAGGGAAAGGTAACAGCGGAGCAAATTATAATAACCACTCATTATCCTTATATTAATGTACCGGGTTACTATTTTATGCGTATGCATCAAGAACGGTCCTATGTGATTGCATTGAAAAAAGCAAAAGAAGTGAATGGTATGTATCTGAATATTGACCAGGATGGCTATTCCCTGCGAAATAGCCGTGATATCTTACTTTTCGGCGGAGGGCAGCACAGAACTGGTGAAAATTCATCCGGAGGAAAGTATGAGAAGTTACGTAGTGCAGCAAAGGAATTTTTCCCTGAAAGTATAGAAATTGATCATTGGTCTGCTCAGGACTGCATGACCCTGGATGGTGTACCGTATATTGGTCATTTTTCTTCCTCTACACCAAATTGTTACGTGGCAACAGGTTTCGGCAAATGGGGCATGACAAATTCTATGGTTTCGGCTATGATAATATCTGATTTGATTGAGGGAAAAGAAAATCCTTATGCCAATGTATTTTCGCCTCAACGGTTTAAATTTTCTGCATCGGCCAAAACGTTAATTGAAGATGGAATGCAGGCAGTCAAAGGTCTTGTGACGGAAATCTTTACTTTACCAGAAGAAGAAATAAACCAGTTGCCCAATGGACATGGTGGCATAGTGGAATTTGAAGGTCATAAGGTAGGAGTGTATAAGGATGAACAAGGGAAAGCGTATATTGTTTCCACCAGGTGCACCCATCTTGGCTGCCAGTTGGAATGGAACCCGGATGAATTAAGCTGGGACTGCCCGTGCCATGGATCAAGATTTGATTATAAAGGAAATCTGATAAATAACCCGGCCATGAAAGATATAAAGGGTTAA
- a CDS encoding amidohydrolase, which yields MILIKNGKILTMCGPAIDCGYVLIEGKKIFEVGKDIDTSKYQITQTIDAKGLWVMPGLIESHCHIGITEEKKGFEGDDCNEMKDPITPYIRAIDAINPMDSAFHNAVSSGITSVMSGPGSSNIVGGQFAFIKTSGRFIDEMAVLQPAAMKVAFGENPKSNYNELKEVPTTRMTIAALLREELFKAKLYQKEKQDSEKNGEPFELNFRRECWLPILDKKIPLKAHAHRTDDILTAIRIAKEFDLNLTLDHCTEGYLIAPLIKESGFPAIIGPGFASRSKIETQNMDFKNAGILSKAGVKVAITTDHPVSRIQYLPICAGFAVKEGLPMEDGFKAITLNAAEICNVSDRLGSIQAGKDADIAIFDGNPMEVFTNTIYTIIDGQIIYDKNHRNN from the coding sequence ATGATATTAATAAAAAATGGAAAAATACTTACTATGTGCGGACCTGCCATAGACTGCGGATATGTATTAATTGAAGGTAAAAAAATATTTGAAGTAGGAAAAGACATAGATACAAGTAAATATCAAATAACCCAGACAATAGATGCAAAGGGACTCTGGGTAATGCCAGGTTTAATAGAATCTCACTGTCATATAGGTATAACAGAAGAAAAAAAAGGCTTTGAAGGGGATGACTGTAATGAAATGAAAGATCCCATTACACCATATATAAGGGCTATTGATGCAATTAACCCCATGGATTCTGCCTTTCACAATGCAGTTAGCTCCGGAATCACTTCCGTTATGTCAGGTCCCGGAAGTTCCAATATAGTTGGGGGCCAGTTTGCATTTATAAAAACCAGTGGAAGGTTTATTGATGAAATGGCAGTCCTTCAACCCGCTGCAATGAAAGTAGCTTTTGGCGAAAACCCTAAATCTAATTATAATGAACTGAAAGAAGTCCCAACTACCAGAATGACTATAGCAGCATTATTGCGTGAAGAGCTTTTTAAAGCAAAATTATATCAAAAGGAAAAACAAGACAGTGAAAAAAATGGGGAACCCTTTGAACTGAATTTCAGAAGAGAGTGCTGGCTTCCTATATTAGATAAAAAGATACCATTAAAAGCTCATGCCCACAGAACAGATGATATCCTAACTGCTATAAGAATCGCTAAGGAATTTGATCTGAATTTGACTTTAGATCACTGTACTGAAGGTTACTTAATTGCACCATTAATTAAAGAATCGGGTTTTCCTGCTATAATAGGCCCTGGTTTTGCTTCCAGAAGTAAAATTGAAACCCAGAATATGGATTTTAAAAACGCAGGTATTTTAAGTAAAGCAGGAGTTAAGGTTGCCATAACAACGGATCATCCTGTATCAAGGATACAATACCTGCCTATTTGCGCAGGCTTTGCAGTAAAAGAAGGACTTCCCATGGAAGATGGTTTTAAAGCCATTACACTGAATGCCGCTGAGATCTGTAATGTATCAGATCGGTTGGGCAGTATCCAGGCTGGAAAAGATGCAGATATAGCTATATTTGATGGCAATCCGATGGAAGTCTTTACAAACACCATTTATACTATCATTGATGGTCAGATCATTTATGATAAAAACCACAGAAATAACTAA